DNA sequence from the Coregonus clupeaformis isolate EN_2021a chromosome 30, ASM2061545v1, whole genome shotgun sequence genome:
AAAAGTTACAATGAATCCTGTCATACGTAAATAGGAACTGACCTTAGTGTTGCATTTTGGCTTATTTGATATTCTGAGGGAAGCTCTGCTGCGAGGGCATAACATAGGCCTTTCCTGAAATGGATTTCATCGACTCCTCACATTCTGTCCTCACCTCCACAAGGGTAGAATCCCAAAATACATATGTAgtgttaaaaataaatgtagcTAGTCATGCTAGACATTTTATAAATAAAAGGATAAGTAGCATATCGTTTTTaaagaggagaacacctgtttcaGAGGGTGAGGCTGATTTCAACCATCTTCCACAGTAGGATACACCTGAGCGTCCAAACCCTTTACCCTAGCCAATTGTGATAACTTGCCCATCACATTTCTTGCCTAACAATTACTTGTTTCTTCCCTTGAGGCAGAGCCGCCCTAGCTGACCTATTCTACACAGACAAGGAATGAGAAAGAAAGACACTGGTTCAACATAGGCCTAGGGGTTTTATTTAACGCTGTTAAAAGTCTACCAGCATAATAGTGCAGGTGAGTATTGCTACCATCAGTGAAACAAGCTGATGTGCCTTTTGAACTAACTAGAGAACCAATACACACGCGACTTAACACAATGTTAAGGCAGAAAGTGGCTAACATACTCAAAGGATGCATGGTGAAATGCACATCTCAACCATGCAGTTTCTAAGCCTCTATGGTAGTAGGCTACTAGTTTACAAGTCTAACCAGGGATACTGCCAAGTAATGCCTTCGAAGAACACTGAAGAATTCTCTGAAAACCATGGTGGAATTGAAGACTCGTTTTTACAGAAGGAATGTGCCATCTATTACACAAAGACTAGTTTATGCTGTTTAAACTGTTGCATGCATGACAACACAGCCCTGTAAGAACTTCTTTGCACTATTGAGAGATGAGGGAGCAATGACTGGGTGACTTTACAAGATGGGGCTTGAGAAACTGGTCAGTCCTGCTAACTTTACTCCTAGCCCAGTTTGTTGtgtagggttatctttggtcaaaAGCTAAAAATGGACAATCACCCTTCTTCCACTTGGATGAAAACATTGTTGCTCTTGACGAAGGGGTCTGAATCGGTCTTGAGTAGCAAGGGATGTTTGGAATCCAAACTTGAGAAATAATAAATATTTAAGACCTTTGTTTCAAGCTATTAGTTTACCGTTTCCATTATTCCACATAATTTAGTTTGTCAGATAAAACAATTTCAAGAAGAAAATGTAACTCCTGCACATGGCTAGCTTGCCCATTCAACCAGTGAAATGACATTCCCTCATCCATCAAAACAAAGACTGTCTAACAAGACAGATTTCAGAGCGGCCCATTATTTTGCTGTACAAACTGTCACAACACAGATATTAAGTGCAGTTATTCAATGTGAGCGAAATGGCAGAAAATATACAATATAAACCTCACACCACAGTGGATTAAATACAACTCCCCCTACTTTTGATTGAATGTTCCCTATAAAAGGTTTGTACAGCATGTTTCCCACACCGTGTGTGCCTAGGGGAAAGAAACAGCATACACACAGTTGGATGACGTCTACAAAAGAACACCACCCTTATCAGTGTGGCTTAATCAAACAACATATTCCAAGATCTTATTTTTACTGAACATATCACCCATTCCTCTAAAGACACGCAAATCACACACACCAAGCAGCATTCTTTTAAAAGAAAATTATTCCAAGAAGCCATTCGCACTTCACCAACTAATCCGCCCAATACTCTTTAAACCCGGCATTACAGCAGGATCATTCGGACATCAAGCATCAGTAAAAAGTGAGACCAGTCTCAAAATCAGTTCTTTCGATCAGtcgtaaaaacaaacagaaaatctGGATATTACATCTCAGCAAGTAGTCTAAACTACCCAGAACACCGTACAGATATTTAACAAAAGACCAAACATGACATCTTCACTGTGTAAACCTACcgctcatttttacattttagtcatttagcagacgctcttatccagagcgacttacagttagtgagtgcatacatttcatactggccccccatgggaaatgaacccataaccctggcgttgcaagcgccatgctttaccaactgagctacacggggccactcATGTGGTTTAGGCTACATTCCATTCAAATTACAGCATTTTGGAATTAACATAGCATGAAATTAATCTTCCACTACACCTTGGGATTACATTAGATTCAAATGACAGCATTTGGGATTGTATAAGAACAGTGAGACACATATAGCCCTGGTTACAGAGTTAAGGTCAAGAGTTTCTCACTCACACCTCTTAGCCTCTTGAAAAGTAAGGACATACCAAGTGACATATCCTTGACAAAACTTCAGACAAATGCAATGTTTAAAGTATTCTCTCAAACCATGGTTGCTAAGAAATAGTCAAGCAACAGGAAGAGACTGAACTATAGACACGACAGGAAGTGAAAAGGGGACGAGAATGACCCTAACCTGGGGTCACAGAGCACACTGAGTGTGTCTCAATACTCTAAAAGCTGCTCCTTTTCTATTCTCTGTTACTTACAAGTCCACTGAACGAACTTGCGCTGCCACCTCACCTACCAAGCCCTTACAGACCAGTGGTCAGGACAAAAAAGATGAGGAAAGAGAAGAGTATCAATATCTTGGCCTTACTTCTAGCTCCCCTACCCCAAAGGTCCATCGAAAAGTACCAAAAAGAATGGCTGGCATATGCACCAAAATATTCAAACGGTACATGCAACACATTTTTGTATTCGATTTTGCTCTATAGCTAAGGACATgcatatccacaaatgttataaaTAAATCCGACAGAGTACTGGTGAATCAAAGAAAAGACAGCATGAAGGTGCTAATATTAACAGTGGATGATTGTCAAACTAAGAACCTAAAACAGGTGGGCTTCTGGAGTTCCATTTCAAATGGAATCATTTTCAAGAGAGGCGATTCTATTGCTATAAACACTTGCATAAGTCCACGTAACAGCTCCGCCATTGACGGTAGTGAAGTGACAATTAAATGGGGACAAAGCAATTCCATTGAAACCCTCAAAAATAAGATTGAATAGTTACAACAATTACTCTCAGCTCTCATTGTTTTTGGTTGCCTCGTTGCAACAGGCAACCTGTCGGAAGCGCCATCATCCAAGACGCTTCAGTAGAGAGCTCTCTAAAAACACATGAAAAACATTGACATATATTCCCTGAAAAGCATTATTAGTTCACGTCAAATGACACCATTTCTAATGTTTTTAGTGGCGGAACTTATTTCTAAAAAATTGACAATTCTATTGTGTGTGTGGAACAACTCAGTCATCAAGAAAGAAAATGAAGAGAGAAAAGCTAGCCCTTTGACAGAAAAGTGAGGCATATTGGATCCCAGTCCCATGCTGGTGGTCGCCCAGCTAAACGAAGACTTCAATGTTTGTTTGTGGAGGAGGAAGTGAAGAATGCTGGTATAGCCGGTCAAGTGTGGTCTTCTGGTGTGAAAACGGGATCTGGCCCCTAGGGTGACCGGTTATGCTGGTATCTTGGTTCAGTCCCTTAGGATACTGAAGCATAGTGAATCAGTCTTGGCCGAGTTGGACCGATGCTAGTGGAGAACTACGAGAGATGGTCCCCAAACTAAGGCAATATCAACACCTCCAAGACTGCTCATTGGTGGATCCCACACTTTAGTTATGGGAACTTTAATCCTGGGGTGGAATTAAATATGAGTTTTCACATAGAAAACACTGTCCATACATTCCAGCACAACACTGTGGCTTTTTTAGATCGACAAACTCGAGTTGGAGTAGCTCACACTTCCCTACACAGAGCCCTACAATAAGTCCCCTGCAAAGGAAGGAGGAAGGTCCCTTCAGCAGGATCAGACACATGGGATAGTCTCAATTTTGATGGGGCCCAAAACAAGTTTGAATAGGACCATTTAGTTTCTACCTCCATTTTGGAGTTTGGGAGAGGAGTGGACGTTGGGATCCATGGGGCATTCCTTTTGAATGCCAGTCTGAGGGGCAGGTAGAGTGAGTGAGTAAACGAAGGAACGATTCATCTCTTCCCTGTCTTCATGTAGGAGGGGATAGCCCCTCGGGCTGTGAGGCCTTCAAAGCGCTTGTAGGTGTAGTTGATGAAGACCCAGTCCTTGTTCTTCAGGTCCACCTCTGAATGGTTGGACACCACAGGGGCAGCTGAGGCGGAAAATACAGGGATTATTTCACACAGGGCATTAGAGGAAAACAAAGGATCCAAAATGTGAGAATCTTGTTTCAAGGTGGCGTTAGTTGACCAGGGCCATGTTTAATAGGCACCAAATAGAAGAAAACTGACTGAACCTGGGAGTGACTACCTGGACTTGGTCTAATACAAAACATCTTTGTTTTTctttgtgtgccctaatgaacactacCGTGTTGAATTATGACTAGTGGCAGCCACTAATGTTGGTGACAATGAGCAACGTACCTGTCGGCTGGAGAATATCAGAGTCTGGGAACTCGTCAAAGTTGGACGTGTCATCGATGCTTTTGATCTCAATGGGAATGGCAGCGGGTCGCTCTCTGTAATAAAATTGGAACCCTGGTTTTAGAATGTTACTGTTCCAATCAGTTTTTGAATGCACCACTAACTGATACAATCAGTTTCCACTAGCATTGCTACATCCTCAAAAAATGCTAGCCAGGAGATTCCCAATATTGCCAAATAACCAGCAGATGGTTTGGATGAAATAACACCCCAATTATGTgtaaaatattattttaaaaatgCAGAAAAGTGAACTATTCTTTTAAGCCCTCGTACCTGATGTGGTCGTAGTCCACCCCCTCGAAGAAGACGTTGCCCTTAATGTCCTCCACCCCCGTGGCTCCGATCCTGTGCTCCTCCTCACAGCAGAACCGGAGGATGAGGTCCTTAGCTTTCTCCGAAATGGGCACTTCAGGGGGAAAGATCAGTGTTTCTCGCCAGTTCATCACCTTCCTGTAGGTCTCCTGGGGGGTCTCAGAGCAGAACGGGGGATAGCCTGGAACACAATACACATGGGATCAACAAGCAAATACGTAGTAATGGCACCATTCTGTGACATTCATGCGAGATGATTGAAAGCCAATTTCCAAAAACAATCGATGCTTTTTAAGAGGCCCCAAGTAGAAGTTGTTGATAGGATCTCACCTATCAGCATCTCATACATGATGACTCCAAGGCTCCACCAATCACAGAGCTTGTTGTATCCGTTCTGCATGAAGACTTCAGGGGCGATGTAGTCAGGGGTGCCCACAGTAGAGAAGGCCTGGGGGGGAGAGAAAGATCATGCAATGTGACTACAAGACTACTCCAATACAAATGTGGTCGTGTTCGAGATCGACTGCAGTCTGACAGATCTACAAATCACCCTGCATCCTCAATTTTATATGTAGATTAGTCAGTCCAAAATGGATGCACTCGAACAAGGCCCATGTCTACTTGTAGAATGTACAGTATGTTGCCCTCCCATCCAGCTTCATTTTCTCACCAGCTGTCTCCTGTTCCTCTTCCATGTTTCTGCTTTCCTCTTTGAGTTCATGTTATTGAATGCTGTAAAGAAAAATAAACAGTTCAATAAAATGATGCAACTTACATAATGGACTACATAACCTCACTTGCAGGTTAAACTAAGTATCTTAAACCCTTTCAGACTCTTTGTTATAAAACAAATAGCCATTTAGGATctattgatttacattttagtcatttagcagaagctctaaTGCAGAGATTTACAGTCAAGATACATTCAATTTACAAAATAATCCCCATTAGGGAACTTGAAGATTGGTACATGCAACAACTCAAAATATGTAGGCTACACATTGGTACATGAAACACATTTAAATAATATGAAGCATACCTAAAAACAAACCATTAcgtttttcatttttatttttgtacaAGCACATTTCAAATCATTACCAGGTTAGTAGAGAAACATTTAAGGCACAACATCTGGGACATTTCCAACTGTTAAATGGTATTTCTAATTAATATAATGTATATGAGCTTTGTACATCAGTCTTACACCCACCATAACCCAAATATGACTCCATTGTTTATGTTTTGGTTGTTATTTGGGTCTTTTTAAACAATGTGTAGCTCCAAAATATGCTTCCAAATCTTAAGGACTACAAGGGCTGAGACAAAAACTCCAGATTGTGGCTTAAACATCGATACAGGGTGTTAGTAGGTAAAGTAATGGATTGATTGGGGATGCCTGACTTTGCTTACTGAAGTCACTGGGGAGGCTATGGTTCAGGTTCTTGTAAAACTCGGTACGATGGGCCCTCTTCAGACCTGTACATAGACCAAAGTCAGACAGCTTTACGTGGCCCTGAAACAATCAAACAAAGACACATTCAATACAGGCTCATATTCATTAATGCACACCGTGCCAGTGTACTGGAAAATGTTCGTCCGTTTTCTTTAGTTTGGTGCCTTGCAAATTCGAAAAAAATAACA
Encoded proteins:
- the LOC121545966 gene encoding serine/threonine-protein kinase 38-like isoform X3, producing MAMTGQSSCSSMSNHTKERVTMAKVTLENFYSNLIAQHEEREMRQQKLEKVMDQEGLADEEKRIRRSQHARKETEFLRLKRTRLGLEDFESLKVIGRGAFGEVRLVQKKDTGHVYAMKILRKADMLEKEQVGHIRAERDILVEADSLWVVKMFYSFQDKMNLYLIMEFLPGGDMMTLLMKKDTLTEEATQFYITETVLAIDSIHQLGFIHRDIKPDNLLLDSRGHVKLSDFGLCTGLKRAHRTEFYKNLNHSLPSDFSKQTFNNMNSKRKAETWKRNRRQLAFSTVGTPDYIAPEVFMQNGYNKLCDWWSLGVIMYEMLIGYPPFCSETPQETYRKVMNWRETLIFPPEVPISEKAKDLILRFCCEEEHRIGATGVEDIKGNVFFEGVDYDHIRERPAAIPIEIKSIDDTSNFDEFPDSDILQPTAAPVVSNHSEVDLKNKDWVFINYTYKRFEGLTARGAIPSYMKTGKR
- the LOC121545966 gene encoding serine/threonine-protein kinase 38-like isoform X1 — protein: MSSKEALRLKVAMAMTGQSSCSSMSNHTKERVTMAKVTLENFYSNLIAQHEEREMRQQKLEKVMDQEGLADEEKRIRRSQHARKETEFLRLKRTRLGLEDFESLKVIGRGAFGEVRLVQKKDTGHVYAMKILRKADMLEKEQVGHIRAERDILVEADSLWVVKMFYSFQDKMNLYLIMEFLPGGDMMTLLMKKDTLTEEATQFYITETVLAIDSIHQLGFIHRDIKPDNLLLDSRGHVKLSDFGLCTGLKRAHRTEFYKNLNHSLPSDFSKQTFNNMNSKRKAETWKRNRRQLAFSTVGTPDYIAPEVFMQNGYNKLCDWWSLGVIMYEMLIGYPPFCSETPQETYRKVMNWRETLIFPPEVPISEKAKDLILRFCCEEEHRIGATGVEDIKGNVFFEGVDYDHIRERPAAIPIEIKSIDDTSNFDEFPDSDILQPTAAPVVSNHSEVDLKNKDWVFINYTYKRFEGLTARGAIPSYMKTGKR
- the LOC121545966 gene encoding serine/threonine-protein kinase 38-like isoform X2 is translated as MSSKEALRLKVAMAMTGQSSCSSMSNHTKERVTMAKVTLENFYSNLIAQHEEREMRQQKLEKVMDQEGLADEEKRIRRSQHARKETEFLRLKRTRLGLEDFESLKVIGRGAFGEVRLVQKKDTGHVYAMKILRKADMLEKEQVGHIRAERDILVEADSLWVVKMFYSFQDKMNLYLIMEFLPGGDMMTLLMKKDTLTEEATQFYITETVLAIDSIHQLGFIHRDIKPDNLLLDSRGHVKLSDFGLCTGLKRAHRTEFYKNLNHSLPSDFTFNNMNSKRKAETWKRNRRQLAFSTVGTPDYIAPEVFMQNGYNKLCDWWSLGVIMYEMLIGYPPFCSETPQETYRKVMNWRETLIFPPEVPISEKAKDLILRFCCEEEHRIGATGVEDIKGNVFFEGVDYDHIRERPAAIPIEIKSIDDTSNFDEFPDSDILQPTAAPVVSNHSEVDLKNKDWVFINYTYKRFEGLTARGAIPSYMKTGKR